Proteins from a single region of Clupea harengus chromosome 5, Ch_v2.0.2, whole genome shotgun sequence:
- the abhd14a gene encoding protein ABHD14A — translation MSFLRNRLVILGLVLLATVLLYLLLPAIRQGSMEPSLDVQRMGLSVATPPPSSPINITIRTRQLPGDPPLFFREALPVDAAGRQILPKLQIVLLHGQAFTSKTWEELGTLGLLATNGYHALALDLPGFGNSPDSETVKTDQSRVELLRMFLESLGVRTPVLISPSMSGHYSMPFLMKHSTQLHGFVPIAPVGTRSYTPQQYQAIQTSTLIVFGELDTNLGAQSHKNLLQLPNHTVAKLQGARHACYMDKPHEFHLALLDFLNKLD, via the exons ATGAGTTTTTTACGCAACCGCCTCGTCATATTGGGGCTGGTATTATTGGCTACTGTTCTGTTGTATCTGCTTCTGCCGGCCATACGCCAGGGAAGCATGGAACCGTCTCTGGACGTCCAAAGGATGGGGCTGTCAGTAGCCACTCCACCTCCGTCCTCGCCCATCAATATTACTATCCGGACTCGGCAGCTACCAGGGGACCCTCCGTTATTTTTCAGAGAAGCTCTACCAGTCGATGCAGCCGGAAGGCAAATCTTACCCAA GCTTCAGATTGTGTTGCTGCATGGTCAGGCCTTCACCTCCAAAACCTGGGAGGAGTTGGGGACTCTGGGTCTCCTTGCTACTAATGGATACCATGCCTTGGCTTTGGACCTGCCAG GATTTGGAAATTCTCCAGACTCAGAGACAGTGAAGACAGACCAAAGCCGCGTTGAGCTACTGCGAATGTTCTTGGAGTCACTTGGGGTGCGCACTCCAGTTCTGATCAGCCCCTCTATGAGTGGGCACTATTCAATGCCCTTTCTCATgaagcacagcacacagttgCATGGGTTTGTGCCCATCGCTCCAGTTGGCACTCGCAGCTACACCCCGCAACAGTATCAAGCCATCCAG ACATCAACACTGATCGTCTTTGGGGAGCTGGACACTAACCTGGGGGCTCAGTCCCATAAGAACCTGCTGCAGTTGCCCAACCACACCGTGGCCAAGCTGCAGGGGGCACGGCACGCCTGCTACATGGACAAGCCCCACGAGTTCCACCTGGCCTTGCTTGATTTCCTTAACAAACTAGACTGA